A stretch of Pseudoprevotella muciniphila DNA encodes these proteins:
- the atpD gene encoding F0F1 ATP synthase subunit beta, which produces MSDKKLQSGRISQIIGPVVDVSFEVNETDTTSSLPRIHDALEVKHPDGRSIIIEVQQHIGEDTVRTVAMDNTDGLQRGLEVKNLGSQISMPIGDQIKGRMLNVIGESIDGLKEFDKSKGAYEIHRKAPEFEELKTSREVLYTGIKVIDLLEPYVKGGKIGLFGGAGVGKTVLIMELINNIAKGHDGFSVFAGVGERTREGNDLLREMIESGVIKYGEEFVKAMENGEWDLSKVDYDEMAKSQATLIYGQMNEPPGARSSVALSGLSVAESFRDAGADTGKATDILFFIDNIFRFTQAGSEVSALLGRMPSAVGYQPTLASDMGAMQERITSTKNGSITSIQAVYVPADDLTDPAPATTFTHLDATTVLSRKITELGIYPAVDPLDSTSRIMDPNVIGEAHYQCAQRVIQILQKYKELQDIIAILGMDELSDEDKLTVNRARRVQRFLSQPFTVAEKFTGVPGVMVPIEEVIRGFNMILDGEVDDLPEQAFMNVGTIDDAIAKGKKLLENAKA; this is translated from the coding sequence ATGAGCGATAAAAAACTCCAGTCAGGTCGTATATCCCAGATAATCGGTCCTGTCGTAGATGTTAGTTTCGAAGTAAACGAAACTGACACCACATCATCTTTACCCCGAATTCACGATGCGCTCGAGGTAAAGCACCCCGATGGTCGAAGCATCATTATAGAAGTTCAGCAACACATCGGTGAAGACACCGTACGTACTGTTGCGATGGACAACACTGATGGTTTGCAGAGAGGGCTAGAAGTAAAGAATCTCGGCTCTCAAATATCAATGCCTATTGGTGATCAAATTAAGGGCAGAATGCTCAATGTTATCGGTGAGAGCATTGATGGTTTGAAAGAATTTGATAAGTCGAAAGGTGCATACGAGATACACCGCAAGGCACCAGAATTTGAAGAATTGAAAACCAGCCGTGAAGTATTATACACAGGCATTAAGGTTATCGACCTGCTAGAGCCTTACGTTAAGGGTGGTAAGATTGGCTTGTTCGGCGGTGCTGGTGTGGGTAAGACCGTGCTTATTATGGAACTTATCAACAACATCGCAAAGGGACATGATGGTTTCTCTGTATTTGCAGGTGTTGGCGAGCGCACACGTGAGGGCAACGACTTGCTCCGCGAAATGATTGAATCAGGCGTTATCAAATATGGAGAAGAGTTTGTAAAAGCCATGGAGAATGGTGAATGGGACTTGTCGAAAGTTGACTACGACGAAATGGCAAAGAGTCAGGCAACGCTGATCTATGGCCAGATGAACGAGCCTCCAGGCGCACGCTCAAGTGTGGCTTTGTCAGGTCTGTCTGTTGCAGAGTCCTTCCGTGATGCCGGTGCAGATACGGGTAAGGCAACCGATATATTGTTCTTCATCGACAATATTTTCCGTTTCACACAGGCTGGTTCTGAAGTATCTGCTCTTCTTGGTCGTATGCCTTCAGCCGTAGGCTATCAACCTACATTGGCAAGCGACATGGGTGCAATGCAGGAACGCATCACATCTACAAAGAACGGCTCTATCACTTCTATTCAGGCAGTATATGTACCTGCTGACGACTTGACCGACCCTGCTCCCGCTACAACCTTTACCCATCTTGATGCAACGACGGTGCTTAGTCGTAAGATAACAGAGTTGGGTATATACCCAGCGGTTGACCCTCTTGATTCCACATCAAGAATCATGGACCCCAACGTGATTGGTGAAGCACATTACCAATGCGCTCAACGTGTTATCCAAATTCTCCAGAAATACAAAGAGTTGCAAGACATTATTGCTATCTTGGGTATGGACGAATTGTCGGACGAGGATAAGTTGACTGTAAACAGAGCACGCAGAGTTCAGCGTTTCCTGAGTCAGCCATTCACCGTTGCAGAGAAGTTCACTGGCGTTCCTGGTGTGATGGTTCCCA
- the pfkA gene encoding 6-phosphofructokinase gives MRKIKCIGILTSGGDAPGMNAAIRAVTRSGICNGFKIKGIYKGYEGLINDEVRTFTTENVSNIIQTGGTILRTARSKEFMTLSGRKKAYETLVKESIDALVVIGGNGSLTGAKDFAEEYDFPCIGLPGTIDNDLYGTDNTIGYDTTLNTITQCIDKIRDTATSHERIFFVEVMGRDAGFLAQNSAIAAGAEAAIIPEDSTGSDQLIEFMERGIRKSKKSCIVIVSESPKCGALYYANRVNQEYPEFDVRVSILGHLQRGGSPTARDRILASEVGYGAIQALVQGQRNVMVGVRNNEIVYVPFVDAIGKRKNIDKQLIKVLDELSI, from the coding sequence ATGCGTAAAATCAAATGTATAGGAATCTTGACTTCAGGTGGCGATGCTCCTGGAATGAATGCCGCAATAAGAGCCGTTACACGTAGCGGTATATGCAATGGATTCAAGATAAAAGGCATTTACAAAGGCTATGAAGGGCTAATTAACGATGAGGTTAGAACTTTCACGACTGAGAATGTCAGTAACATCATCCAAACTGGTGGAACAATCCTTCGCACTGCCAGAAGCAAGGAGTTTATGACGCTTTCAGGAAGAAAGAAGGCATACGAAACGCTTGTGAAAGAATCTATCGATGCACTTGTTGTCATCGGTGGAAATGGCTCACTTACCGGCGCAAAAGACTTTGCTGAAGAATATGATTTTCCATGCATAGGACTGCCTGGCACAATAGACAATGACCTCTATGGTACAGATAACACCATTGGCTACGACACAACGCTCAATACCATAACACAATGTATCGACAAAATCCGTGACACAGCCACTTCGCACGAACGTATATTTTTTGTAGAAGTGATGGGGCGTGATGCAGGTTTTCTTGCACAAAACAGTGCTATTGCAGCCGGAGCAGAGGCCGCAATTATTCCTGAAGACAGCACAGGCAGCGACCAACTGATAGAATTCATGGAGCGTGGCATACGTAAGAGTAAAAAGAGTTGCATCGTTATCGTAAGCGAAAGCCCCAAATGCGGTGCACTATATTATGCTAATCGCGTCAATCAGGAATACCCGGAATTCGATGTACGCGTATCTATTCTTGGACACTTACAACGCGGAGGTTCTCCCACTGCCCGCGACAGGATACTTGCATCAGAAGTGGGATATGGAGCAATTCAAGCATTAGTACAAGGTCAGCGTAATGTAATGGTTGGAGTCAGGAACAACGAGATAGTATACGTACCCTTCGTTGATGCCATAGGAAAGCGTAAAAATATCGATAAACAACTCATAAAGGTTCTTGACGAACTTTCTATATAA
- a CDS encoding SLC13 family permease encodes MTTVIVSILIIGLLLIATARINKMNTAAVAMFMGASCWVLYTIDGSHYVNEFHLSAFVQSGLDVKSFIAEHIFFKYVVSAAEVVLYLLATMTIVEILSNNGCFDFINEGLKTRKPRKFLWMLALFTFILSANLDNLTTTCLMLSIMHSLVANDKLRRVYGFIIVICANMGGAFTVIGDISSLTLWNSGAVTATQYSAYLALPSLVALVTTLLLFYEKLPHRLELVNTIPPYRGDDTILNRWQRFLMLIVGIGGLWFIPTFHSITALPPFVGALCVLALLWIVNELCNRQLIYSDQMIHRRFPLALQYANIQNMMFFIGIIFAIGAVNETSMLKQFSNLLVGNLQNPYIIGAAVGLLAAFINNMTSLVSNIYIFSDVTQLTSDQAFWPLISFCSTMGGSLLAMGTIAGIYFVRMENATVAWYLKHCSWRVLVGWLAGLVTFAVMHWLM; translated from the coding sequence ATGACTACAGTAATAGTTTCCATATTGATAATAGGACTCTTACTAATAGCGACGGCTCGTATCAACAAAATGAATACTGCAGCCGTCGCAATGTTTATGGGCGCGTCTTGTTGGGTTCTTTACACAATCGATGGCAGCCATTATGTTAATGAGTTCCATCTGTCAGCATTTGTTCAATCAGGACTCGACGTAAAGTCTTTTATTGCTGAACACATCTTTTTCAAATATGTGGTCAGTGCTGCAGAAGTGGTGCTTTACCTTTTGGCAACAATGACGATCGTGGAAATCTTGTCGAACAACGGATGCTTTGATTTTATAAACGAAGGACTAAAGACGCGCAAGCCAAGAAAGTTCCTTTGGATGCTTGCTTTGTTTACCTTCATCCTCTCTGCTAATCTTGACAACCTTACAACTACATGCCTGATGCTTTCCATCATGCACTCACTTGTTGCCAACGACAAGTTGAGACGTGTATATGGATTTATTATAGTGATTTGTGCAAACATGGGTGGAGCATTCACTGTAATAGGAGACATAAGCAGTTTGACACTATGGAACAGTGGAGCGGTAACGGCTACGCAATATTCTGCCTATCTCGCACTTCCAAGTCTCGTTGCACTTGTAACGACACTACTTCTTTTTTATGAAAAACTGCCACACCGCTTAGAGTTGGTAAATACCATTCCACCCTATCGTGGCGATGACACAATTCTCAATAGGTGGCAAAGATTTCTAATGCTCATCGTGGGAATAGGAGGACTGTGGTTTATACCTACTTTTCATAGCATTACTGCCCTACCGCCTTTCGTAGGTGCTTTGTGCGTATTAGCACTACTCTGGATTGTCAACGAACTGTGTAACAGACAGTTGATATACAGCGACCAAATGATTCATAGAAGATTTCCATTGGCTCTGCAGTATGCCAACATTCAGAATATGATGTTCTTTATAGGCATCATCTTTGCTATCGGAGCTGTAAACGAGACAAGTATGCTGAAACAATTTTCCAATTTGCTTGTAGGAAATCTGCAGAATCCATATATAATAGGTGCTGCCGTAGGTTTGCTTGCCGCTTTCATCAATAACATGACATCGTTGGTTTCTAACATCTACATCTTCTCCGATGTTACTCAACTGACGTCTGATCAAGCCTTTTGGCCACTGATAAGTTTCTGCTCTACAATGGGCGGCTCGCTTCTCGCCATGGGAACAATCGCTGGTATATATTTCGTTCGCATGGAAAATGCTACTGTAGCATGGTATCTCAAGCATTGTTCTTGGCGAGTGCTCGTTGGCTGGCTGGCAGGATTGGTCACATTTGCTGTAATGCACTGGTTGATGTAA